The proteins below are encoded in one region of Streptomyces ficellus:
- a CDS encoding endonuclease/exonuclease/phosphatase family protein, producing MDGDMLGKGGGTTGTPVARGRSPWRRGRVTAALAVVTAALLAFPGAVPNTPGRLGSLLETFLPWLGLAAPVVLVAALVRRSATALVALVPLTVAWLVPFGGALTAGDVPGHDLTVVQHNVSDENRDPEGTARTLMEAAPQLIALQELTPAALPAYRAALASRYPHHAVHGTVGLWSAYPLRDVRPLDIRPPGFGTDWNRGLRATAVTPSGEAAVLVAHLPSVRLGLSTGLGSAARDRSAAMLGRAIAAEPLGTVILLGDLNGTVQDRGLAPVTGALRPAPEDFALSWPAAFPLARIDQVMARSATVVDIRPLPRTGSDHLPVAARLRM from the coding sequence ATGGACGGGGACATGCTGGGCAAGGGCGGGGGAACGACCGGCACACCGGTCGCGCGGGGACGGTCGCCGTGGCGGCGGGGCCGGGTGACCGCCGCCCTGGCCGTCGTGACCGCCGCCCTGCTGGCCTTCCCCGGCGCGGTGCCCAACACGCCCGGGCGGCTGGGCAGCCTGCTGGAGACGTTCCTGCCGTGGCTCGGCCTGGCCGCCCCGGTGGTGCTGGTCGCCGCGCTGGTACGGCGCTCCGCCACCGCGCTCGTGGCGTTGGTCCCGCTGACCGTGGCGTGGCTGGTCCCGTTCGGCGGCGCCCTGACGGCGGGCGACGTGCCGGGCCACGACCTCACGGTCGTCCAGCACAACGTCAGCGACGAGAACCGGGACCCCGAAGGCACCGCCCGCACCCTGATGGAGGCCGCGCCCCAGCTGATAGCCCTCCAGGAGCTGACCCCCGCCGCCCTCCCCGCGTACCGGGCGGCCCTCGCGTCCCGCTATCCGCACCACGCCGTGCACGGCACGGTCGGGCTGTGGTCGGCGTACCCCCTGCGGGACGTACGGCCGCTGGACATCAGGCCCCCGGGGTTCGGCACCGACTGGAACCGCGGGCTCCGGGCGACCGCGGTGACGCCCTCCGGCGAGGCGGCCGTGCTCGTCGCCCACCTGCCCTCGGTACGCCTCGGCCTGTCGACCGGGCTGGGCTCGGCCGCGCGGGACAGGAGCGCCGCCATGCTGGGGCGGGCGATCGCTGCCGAGCCGCTCGGGACGGTGATCCTGCTCGGCGACCTCAACGGCACGGTCCAAGACCGCGGGCTCGCCCCCGTCACCGGGGCGTTGCGGCCCGCCCCCGAGGACTTCGCCCTCAGCTGGCCGGCCGCGTTCCCGTTGGCGCGGATCGACCAGGTCATGGCCCGCTCGGCGACCGTCGTCGACATCCGGCCCCTCCCGCGCACCGGCAGCGACCACCTGCCTGTCGCCGCACGCCTGCGCATGTGA
- a CDS encoding beta-ketoacyl-[acyl-carrier-protein] synthase family protein — protein sequence MDPRTRDVAVTGVGLLTPAGTCPDTTWATLLRGESVARPDPVLAGLRTDFSCAVPDFSAGMVLGHATARRLDPYAQMAVVAARQAVDDAGLDPDGWRGDRVAVVLGVGSNSLHSYEEPFRLLRENRGHRVSPYQVTRSVPSMAAAEVALDLGAHGVNFTTSSACASGATALGTALDLLRAGRCDIVLAGGSESARSRMTTTCFGQMRAMSARRADPATASRPFDVERDGFVPGEGAAVMVLERADDAHRRGAGVRGYLAGYGASADAHHPAAPHPEGRGAQAAVLAALADAGCTADDIDHVNAHATSTPLNDVTEARMLRRVFRHDPPVTANKSVIGHALGAAGAIEAVLTVLSLQHRTIPPTANLTRQEPGAELDVVTRVPRPAARMRTALSTSFGFGGQNTALVLRAPEHPRVP from the coding sequence TTGGACCCGCGCACGCGCGACGTCGCCGTCACCGGCGTCGGGCTCCTGACACCGGCGGGGACGTGCCCCGACACGACCTGGGCCACCCTGCTCCGCGGCGAGTCCGTGGCACGCCCCGATCCCGTGCTCGCCGGGCTGCGCACCGACTTCTCCTGCGCGGTGCCCGACTTCTCCGCCGGCATGGTCCTCGGCCACGCCACCGCCCGCCGGCTGGACCCGTACGCCCAGATGGCGGTGGTCGCCGCCCGGCAGGCCGTGGACGACGCGGGCCTCGACCCCGACGGGTGGCGCGGCGACCGCGTCGCCGTCGTCCTCGGTGTCGGCAGCAACAGCCTGCACTCGTACGAGGAGCCCTTCCGGCTCCTGCGGGAGAACCGCGGCCACCGCGTCTCGCCCTACCAGGTCACCCGCAGCGTGCCCAGCATGGCCGCGGCGGAGGTGGCCCTCGACCTCGGCGCCCACGGCGTCAACTTCACCACCAGCAGCGCGTGCGCCTCCGGGGCCACCGCCCTCGGCACCGCCCTGGACCTGCTGCGCGCCGGCCGCTGCGACATCGTGCTGGCCGGGGGCAGCGAGTCCGCCCGGAGCAGGATGACGACGACCTGCTTCGGCCAGATGCGGGCCATGTCGGCCCGCCGCGCCGACCCCGCCACCGCCTCCCGCCCCTTCGACGTCGAACGGGACGGCTTCGTGCCCGGGGAGGGCGCCGCCGTGATGGTCCTGGAGCGCGCCGACGACGCCCACCGGCGCGGCGCCGGGGTCCGCGGCTACCTCGCGGGCTACGGCGCCAGCGCCGACGCCCACCACCCCGCCGCCCCGCACCCGGAGGGCCGCGGCGCCCAGGCGGCGGTCCTGGCGGCCCTGGCCGACGCCGGGTGCACCGCCGACGACATCGACCACGTCAACGCCCACGCCACGTCCACCCCGCTCAACGACGTCACCGAGGCGCGCATGCTGCGCCGGGTCTTCCGGCACGACCCGCCGGTGACGGCGAACAAGAGCGTCATCGGCCACGCCCTGGGCGCGGCGGGCGCCATCGAGGCCGTACTGACCGTGCTGAGCCTCCAGCACCGGACCATCCCGCCCACGGCCAACCTGACCCGCCAGGAACCGGGCGCGGAACTGGACGTCGTCACCCGCGTGCCGCGCCCCGCCGCCCGGATGCGCACGGCCCTCAGCACGTCGTTCGGGTTCGGCGGCCAGAACACCGCACTCGTCCTGCGCGCCCCGGAACACCCGCGCGTCCCCTGA
- a CDS encoding acyl-CoA desaturase has product MLRRGEPPAPAAGDTGTATPPAGNHDRASRDRGSRDRDRSRPSAGGPDGGGPAGTVPVSAAEYTGYLVGIIVLPFAVLAAAVPLAWGWGVNGRDLALGLVMYVVSIAGISTGYHRHFTHQSFKAKRPLRIALALAGGMAMQGPVALWVAEHRRHHQFSDREGDPHSPWAFGTGRRALLRGLWHAQIGWFARRRRADLAHYAPDILGDPDISRLDRWYWLTVSVSFALPPLAGGLWTMSWHGAATAFFWGSLVRYAVVHHVTWSVNSVAHAFGPQHYRSRDQSRDVRWVALLTFGEGWHNLHHADPTSARHGALRGQPDATATLIRLFERRGWAHDVRWPDRDRLAARTLPGAAPRWSER; this is encoded by the coding sequence ATGCTTCGACGAGGCGAACCCCCGGCGCCGGCCGCCGGCGACACCGGGACGGCCACCCCGCCCGCCGGGAACCACGATCGCGCGAGCCGCGACCGCGGGAGCCGCGACCGCGACCGCTCCAGACCGTCCGCGGGAGGACCGGACGGCGGGGGACCGGCCGGCACCGTCCCCGTCTCGGCTGCCGAGTACACCGGCTACCTGGTCGGCATCATCGTCCTGCCCTTCGCCGTGCTCGCCGCGGCGGTACCCCTCGCGTGGGGCTGGGGCGTGAACGGCCGCGACCTGGCCCTCGGCCTGGTGATGTACGTCGTCTCCATCGCGGGCATCTCGACCGGCTACCACCGCCACTTCACCCACCAGTCGTTCAAGGCGAAACGCCCGCTGCGCATCGCCCTGGCGCTGGCCGGCGGGATGGCCATGCAAGGGCCGGTCGCGCTCTGGGTCGCCGAGCACCGCCGGCACCACCAGTTCTCCGACCGCGAGGGCGACCCGCACTCGCCGTGGGCCTTCGGCACCGGGCGCCGCGCACTCCTGCGGGGCCTGTGGCACGCGCAGATCGGCTGGTTCGCGCGGCGGCGGCGCGCGGACCTGGCCCACTACGCCCCCGACATCCTCGGCGACCCCGACATCAGCCGCCTGGACCGCTGGTACTGGCTCACCGTGTCCGTGTCCTTCGCGCTGCCCCCGCTGGCCGGCGGGCTGTGGACCATGTCCTGGCACGGCGCCGCCACCGCCTTCTTCTGGGGCAGCCTGGTGCGCTACGCCGTCGTCCACCACGTCACCTGGTCGGTCAACTCCGTCGCCCACGCCTTCGGGCCGCAGCACTACCGCAGCCGCGACCAGTCGCGCGACGTGCGCTGGGTCGCGCTGCTCACCTTCGGCGAGGGCTGGCACAACCTGCACCACGCCGACCCGACCAGCGCCCGGCACGGCGCCCTGCGCGGGCAGCCGGACGCCACCGCCACCCTCATCCGGCTGTTCGAGCGCCGGGGCTGGGCCCACGACGTCCGCTGGCCCGACCGGGACCGCCTCGCCGCCCGCACGCTCCCCGGCGCCGCCCCACGATGGAGTGAACGCTGA
- a CDS encoding GNAT family N-acetyltransferase has translation MTELVIRALDSSDAHLFDTLPDPLGARAAHAHNRHRPDWKRVAVRDGAVVARGAWWGGPDDDTPLNINWFDVAEGEEEAGAQLLRGAPHQVELELNLPSGWRDDAVARAAGEARLRAARAAGYEVLVERFMYRWTPDLGLPERPGRLRFAAEPDDAVFFDALRRIHSVTLDAHALRAIAQGGLDQAAQEELDFFHWCPSPREWWQVAYTPDGEPVGIHIPAHNPAGPCVGFIGVLPEHRGHGYAHDLLAECTHFLAERGAAFIAAATDQGNTPMAANFAKAGYPVVRERINLVPGVAPRA, from the coding sequence ATGACCGAGCTGGTCATCCGCGCGCTCGACTCGAGCGACGCCCATCTTTTCGACACCCTGCCCGATCCCCTCGGCGCCCGCGCGGCACACGCGCACAACCGGCACCGTCCCGACTGGAAGCGCGTGGCGGTCCGCGACGGTGCGGTCGTCGCCCGCGGCGCCTGGTGGGGCGGCCCCGACGACGACACCCCGCTGAACATCAACTGGTTCGACGTCGCCGAGGGCGAGGAGGAAGCGGGCGCCCAGTTGCTGCGCGGCGCTCCTCACCAGGTCGAGCTGGAGCTGAACCTGCCCTCGGGCTGGCGCGACGACGCCGTCGCGCGGGCCGCGGGCGAGGCCCGGCTCCGGGCCGCGCGGGCGGCCGGATACGAGGTGCTGGTGGAGCGGTTCATGTACCGCTGGACGCCGGACCTCGGCCTGCCGGAGCGGCCGGGACGCCTGCGGTTCGCGGCCGAGCCGGACGACGCCGTGTTCTTCGACGCCCTGCGCCGCATCCACTCGGTGACGCTGGACGCGCACGCGCTGCGGGCGATCGCGCAGGGCGGGCTGGACCAGGCGGCCCAGGAGGAGCTGGACTTCTTCCACTGGTGCCCGTCGCCGCGCGAGTGGTGGCAGGTGGCGTACACGCCGGACGGCGAACCGGTCGGCATCCACATCCCCGCGCACAACCCCGCCGGGCCGTGCGTCGGTTTCATCGGCGTGCTGCCCGAGCACCGGGGACACGGTTACGCCCACGACCTGCTGGCGGAGTGCACGCACTTCCTGGCCGAGCGGGGAGCCGCTTTCATCGCGGCGGCGACGGACCAGGGCAACACCCCGATGGCGGCGAACTTCGCCAAGGCCGGGTACCCGGTGGTCCGGGAACGCATCAACCTGGTGCCCGGCGTCGCCCCCCGGGCCTGA
- a CDS encoding cytochrome P450: protein MEFLAAYDAIPPTDAAGRVGLLRRHMKSDGAALLRELREERPVFATPAGVFVTRMPDVMEVLSTPDVFTVGVYGAALEEALHGPFMLARDGADLHWHDRAHAQLMLPAEDFGPVRRLTARIADDALDRAVAVARIEGRTTFDCVQQYAAPVAARVAREYLGFGDVPEETLHTLSQRVQRAVFVNQERDPEVHASGVAAGKELHDIVAGVIARRRAGGAGPDAADDAPDDVLGRMLRTTLAPGTGRELDDERINHQLVGYLIGYQQNATQCAVTALKELVSRPDALAGAERAAAEEDTASFDGHVWEALRFHPFVPSTPRLCVRDHLLAAGTSRETRLAAGTVVHAHMASAMFDGTVVEDPETFRPDRTPVHNMVLGYGAHDCVGKYPARAIVPEMVRRVLLRPGVRPLPGGERALDYAGTPYPQHYTVTAGATAS from the coding sequence ATGGAGTTCCTCGCGGCGTACGACGCGATCCCGCCGACCGACGCCGCCGGGCGCGTGGGTCTGCTGAGGCGGCACATGAAGTCCGACGGGGCGGCCCTCCTGCGCGAACTGCGCGAGGAGCGGCCGGTGTTCGCCACCCCGGCCGGGGTCTTCGTCACCCGGATGCCCGATGTGATGGAGGTGCTGTCCACCCCGGACGTGTTCACGGTCGGGGTGTACGGGGCGGCCCTGGAGGAGGCCCTGCACGGTCCGTTCATGCTCGCCCGGGACGGTGCCGACCTCCACTGGCACGACCGTGCCCACGCCCAGCTGATGCTGCCCGCGGAGGACTTCGGCCCGGTGCGCCGGCTCACCGCCCGGATCGCCGACGACGCGCTGGACCGGGCCGTCGCGGTGGCGCGCATCGAGGGCCGGACGACGTTCGACTGCGTCCAGCAGTACGCGGCCCCCGTCGCCGCCCGGGTCGCCCGGGAGTACCTGGGCTTCGGGGACGTACCGGAGGAGACGCTGCACACCCTGTCGCAGCGGGTGCAGCGGGCGGTCTTCGTCAACCAGGAGCGGGACCCGGAGGTGCACGCCTCCGGTGTGGCGGCCGGCAAGGAGCTGCACGACATCGTGGCCGGCGTGATCGCGCGGCGCCGGGCCGGCGGTGCCGGGCCGGACGCGGCGGACGACGCACCCGACGACGTCCTCGGCCGGATGCTGCGCACGACCCTGGCGCCGGGCACCGGCCGGGAGCTGGACGACGAGCGGATCAACCACCAGCTCGTCGGCTACCTGATCGGCTACCAGCAGAACGCCACGCAGTGCGCGGTGACCGCGCTGAAGGAACTCGTCTCGCGCCCCGACGCGCTGGCCGGGGCCGAACGGGCGGCCGCCGAGGAGGACACCGCGTCCTTCGACGGCCACGTGTGGGAGGCGCTGCGCTTCCACCCGTTCGTGCCGTCGACACCGAGGCTCTGCGTCCGCGATCACCTGCTGGCCGCCGGGACGTCCCGCGAGACGCGTCTGGCCGCCGGCACGGTCGTGCACGCGCACATGGCGTCGGCGATGTTCGACGGGACGGTCGTCGAGGACCCGGAGACCTTCCGGCCGGACCGGACGCCGGTGCACAACATGGTGCTGGGGTACGGGGCGCACGACTGCGTGGGGAAGTACCCGGCCCGGGCGATCGTGCCGGAGATGGTGCGGCGGGTGCTCCTGCGCCCGGGCGTCCGGCCGCTGCCGGGCGGCGAGCGCGCGCTGGACTACGCGGGCACGCCGTACCCGCAGCACTACACCGTGACCGCGGGCGCGACGGCGTCCTGA
- a CDS encoding peroxidase family protein, whose translation MTTTARRARTGNGNGDGGGGGGGEGRDPSRDGLRNRIEAHVLTHYEPLWRAVQGNRWLYRRTNAALTDLAILKAPPRPNPLSTLAPYTSWTSLTDRSYVGRHLPPDPAPHPARPAPERAAELFRRDGEGGTCARSTALLPAFAQWFTDGFLRGHGKGGDPRRTDSPHTIDMVQLYGADPEMTACLREFEGGRLKSRTVDGGEFPPLLCDEGRIKAEFEALKPVRWEDVPEPLRDTVFASGGDRAHAHLGPMLVNVLFLREHNRIAGLLARAHRSWDDERIFQTTRNILVVMTIRLVLEEYINHLTPFHFRFRLDPSRTVRSSWYRENWSTIEFSLVYRWHALIPSAYRIAGREVPLLHTLANGRIIEERGMGPLFDDLSRQPAGHMGLFNTDPLLLPIEARSVEVGRELKVASYNDYREHFGFPRATDLRQVSGDPVVREALHDLYGGVDELDLYVGIHAEDARHGSLFGNLLGRIIGIDSFSEALTNPLLSPRLFTAETFSPEGMEILRRTRSLSDVVHRNLPEDDGRYRVSLGVKHAR comes from the coding sequence ATGACCACCACCGCGCGCCGCGCACGCACCGGGAACGGGAACGGAGACGGGGGCGGGGGCGGGGGTGGGGAAGGCCGCGACCCGTCCAGGGACGGACTGCGCAACCGGATCGAGGCCCACGTCCTCACCCACTACGAGCCGCTGTGGCGGGCGGTCCAGGGCAACCGGTGGCTGTACCGCCGGACCAACGCCGCGCTGACCGACCTCGCCATCCTCAAGGCGCCGCCGCGCCCCAACCCGCTGAGCACGCTGGCGCCCTACACCTCGTGGACCTCCCTCACCGACCGGTCGTACGTCGGCCGTCACCTCCCCCCGGACCCCGCGCCCCACCCGGCACGGCCCGCCCCCGAGCGGGCGGCCGAGCTGTTCCGCCGGGACGGGGAGGGCGGGACCTGCGCCCGGTCGACCGCGCTGCTGCCGGCCTTCGCCCAGTGGTTCACGGACGGCTTCCTGCGCGGGCACGGCAAGGGCGGCGACCCCCGGCGCACCGACTCGCCGCACACCATCGACATGGTGCAGCTGTACGGTGCCGACCCGGAGATGACGGCGTGCCTGCGGGAGTTCGAGGGCGGACGGCTGAAGAGCCGGACCGTCGACGGTGGGGAGTTCCCGCCCCTGCTGTGCGACGAGGGCCGGATCAAGGCCGAGTTCGAGGCGCTGAAGCCGGTCCGGTGGGAGGACGTCCCGGAACCGCTGCGCGACACCGTCTTCGCGTCGGGCGGCGACCGGGCGCACGCCCACCTCGGGCCGATGCTCGTCAACGTGCTCTTCCTCCGCGAGCACAACCGCATCGCGGGGCTGCTGGCCCGTGCCCACCGGTCGTGGGACGACGAGCGGATCTTCCAGACCACCCGCAACATCCTGGTGGTGATGACGATCCGGCTGGTGCTGGAGGAGTACATCAACCACCTGACGCCGTTCCACTTCCGGTTCCGCCTCGACCCGTCACGCACGGTGCGGTCCAGCTGGTACCGGGAGAACTGGTCGACCATCGAGTTCAGCCTGGTCTACCGCTGGCACGCCCTCATTCCGTCGGCGTACCGGATCGCGGGCCGGGAAGTACCGCTGCTCCACACGCTCGCCAACGGCCGGATCATCGAGGAGCGGGGCATGGGCCCGCTGTTCGACGACCTGTCCCGGCAACCGGCGGGACACATGGGGCTGTTCAACACCGATCCCCTGCTGCTGCCCATCGAGGCCCGCAGCGTCGAGGTGGGCCGGGAGCTGAAAGTGGCGTCGTACAACGACTACCGGGAGCACTTCGGTTTCCCCCGGGCGACCGATCTGCGCCAGGTGTCCGGCGACCCGGTGGTGCGCGAGGCGCTGCACGACCTGTACGGCGGTGTCGACGAGCTGGACCTGTACGTCGGCATCCACGCCGAGGACGCCCGGCACGGCAGCCTGTTCGGCAACCTGCTCGGGCGGATCATCGGCATCGACTCCTTCTCCGAGGCGCTCACCAACCCGTTGCTGTCGCCCCGGCTGTTCACCGCCGAGACGTTCTCCCCGGAGGGGATGGAGATCCTGCGCCGGACCCGCTCGCTGTCCGACGTCGTCCACCGCAACCTGCCGGAGGACGACGGGCGTTACCGGGTGTCGCTGGGGGTCAAGCACGCGCGGTGA
- a CDS encoding FAD-dependent oxidoreductase encodes MTYAITQTCCNDATCVAVCPVNCIHPAPGEPAFGTTDMLYIDPRACIDCGACADACPVDAIFPADALTGAHRDFADVNAAYYEGTPEPPADTGPNFHPWGAPRFERALPADFAPVRVAVVGTGPAGMYAAEDLLLHTNAEVTLVDRLPVAGGLVRYGVAPDHPGTKRIGDAFARFHSHPRVRMHLGLDVGRDITAEELAAHHHAVVYAVGASTGRRLGIPGEDLPGSLSATTFVAWYNAHPDVAADAVRPAGERVVVVGNGNVALDIARILVSDPDALAAGTDIAGHALGALRAGGVREVVLLGRRGPEDAAYTPSELRALKHLDGVELVVDDHDPRVGAAIDAAGPSDKAALLADVTRERPDWSGPPAPGRGRRIVLRFHSAPLEILGGDAVTAVRVTGRQAEARIPAGTVVRAVGYRGVPVAGLPFDDATGTVPHDAGRVRERPGTYVVGWIKRGPSGGIGTNRTCAAETVGTLLADAVAGVLPEPARSAKDFRRLVRRRVRGVVDARGLARIERAELAGGRREGRPRVKLATVEELRATARRVLPAPRA; translated from the coding sequence ATGACGTACGCCATCACCCAGACCTGCTGCAACGACGCCACCTGTGTCGCCGTGTGCCCGGTCAACTGCATCCATCCCGCGCCCGGCGAGCCCGCGTTCGGGACCACCGACATGCTGTACATCGACCCGCGGGCCTGCATCGACTGCGGCGCCTGCGCGGACGCCTGCCCGGTGGACGCGATCTTCCCCGCCGACGCGCTGACCGGCGCGCACCGGGACTTCGCCGACGTCAACGCCGCGTACTACGAGGGCACGCCGGAGCCGCCCGCCGACACCGGCCCCAACTTCCACCCCTGGGGCGCGCCGCGCTTCGAGCGAGCCCTGCCGGCCGACTTCGCCCCCGTCCGGGTCGCGGTGGTCGGCACCGGCCCGGCGGGCATGTACGCCGCCGAGGACCTGCTGCTGCACACCAACGCCGAGGTCACCCTCGTCGACCGGCTCCCGGTGGCCGGCGGCCTCGTCCGCTACGGCGTCGCTCCGGACCACCCCGGGACCAAGAGGATCGGCGACGCCTTCGCCCGCTTCCACTCCCACCCGCGCGTGCGGATGCACCTGGGCCTCGATGTCGGCCGCGACATCACCGCCGAGGAACTCGCCGCGCACCACCACGCGGTCGTGTACGCCGTGGGCGCCTCCACCGGCCGCCGGCTCGGGATACCCGGGGAGGACCTGCCCGGCAGCCTGTCCGCCACCACGTTCGTCGCCTGGTACAACGCCCACCCGGACGTCGCGGCGGACGCGGTACGGCCGGCCGGCGAGCGGGTGGTCGTCGTCGGGAACGGCAACGTCGCCCTGGACATCGCCCGGATCCTGGTGTCGGACCCCGACGCCCTGGCGGCCGGCACCGACATCGCCGGCCACGCGCTGGGCGCGCTGCGGGCGGGGGGCGTGCGCGAGGTGGTGCTGCTGGGGCGCCGCGGCCCCGAGGACGCGGCATACACACCCTCCGAACTGCGCGCGCTGAAACACCTGGACGGTGTCGAACTGGTCGTCGACGACCACGACCCGCGCGTCGGCGCCGCGATCGACGCGGCAGGCCCGTCGGACAAGGCCGCCCTCCTCGCGGACGTCACCCGCGAACGCCCCGACTGGTCCGGGCCGCCCGCCCCCGGGCGCGGGCGCCGCATCGTGCTGCGCTTCCACTCCGCACCCCTGGAGATCCTCGGCGGCGACGCCGTGACCGCCGTACGCGTCACCGGGCGGCAGGCCGAAGCGAGGATCCCCGCGGGCACCGTGGTGCGAGCGGTCGGCTACCGCGGCGTGCCGGTCGCCGGACTGCCCTTCGACGACGCCACCGGCACCGTCCCGCACGACGCGGGCCGGGTGCGGGAGCGCCCCGGCACCTACGTCGTGGGGTGGATCAAGCGCGGCCCCTCGGGCGGCATCGGGACCAACCGCACCTGCGCGGCCGAGACGGTGGGCACCCTGCTCGCCGACGCGGTCGCCGGCGTCCTGCCCGAACCGGCCCGCTCGGCGAAGGACTTCCGGCGGCTGGTCCGGCGCCGGGTCCGGGGAGTCGTCGACGCCCGCGGACTGGCCAGGATCGAGCGGGCGGAACTCGCCGGTGGCCGCCGCGAGGGCCGGCCCCGGGTCAAACTGGCCACGGTGGAGGAACTGCGGGCCACGGCGAGACGGGTCCTCCCGGCCCCCCGGGCCTGA
- a CDS encoding AurF N-oxygenase family protein: protein MASSTARPETRRGPHAQDVARRLLDSAATLSYDPATEVDWETPLDKDFHGASPEWSTLYGTAYWREMTDAQRKELTRQEAASVASTGIWFEMILQQMVLRDIYAKDPTDPGFQWALTEIADECRHSIMFARGAQKLGAPAYRPHRIAVELGRAFKTIAFGEAAYAAILVAEEVLDVMQRDWMRDERVVPFVRTINNIHVVEESRHMKFARDETRRRLAKAGRLRRHVHAVVIAIASYVIVTSMVNKDVYQNAGLDRKRALREAGANEHHKSLMRSSCAGLMEFLASAGLLTRPALAFYKRAHLI from the coding sequence ATGGCAAGCAGCACCGCCCGGCCGGAGACCCGGCGCGGGCCGCACGCCCAGGACGTCGCCCGCCGCCTGCTCGACTCGGCCGCGACCCTGTCGTACGACCCGGCCACCGAGGTCGACTGGGAGACGCCGCTGGACAAGGACTTCCACGGCGCCAGCCCCGAATGGAGCACGCTCTACGGCACGGCCTACTGGCGCGAGATGACCGACGCGCAGCGCAAGGAACTGACCAGGCAGGAAGCCGCGTCGGTGGCGAGCACCGGCATCTGGTTCGAGATGATCCTCCAGCAGATGGTGCTGCGTGACATCTACGCCAAGGACCCGACCGACCCCGGCTTCCAGTGGGCGCTGACCGAGATCGCCGACGAGTGCCGGCACTCCATCATGTTCGCTCGCGGGGCGCAGAAGCTCGGAGCCCCCGCGTACCGGCCGCACCGGATCGCCGTCGAACTCGGCAGGGCCTTCAAGACGATCGCGTTCGGAGAGGCCGCGTACGCCGCCATCCTCGTGGCCGAGGAGGTGCTCGACGTCATGCAGCGCGACTGGATGCGGGACGAACGCGTCGTGCCCTTCGTCCGCACCATCAACAACATCCACGTGGTCGAGGAGTCGCGGCACATGAAGTTCGCCCGCGACGAGACCCGCAGGAGGCTCGCGAAGGCGGGGCGCCTGCGCCGGCACGTCCACGCCGTCGTCATCGCCATCGCCTCCTACGTCATCGTCACCAGCATGGTGAACAAGGACGTGTACCAGAACGCCGGACTCGACCGGAAGCGTGCCCTCCGCGAGGCCGGGGCCAACGAGCACCACAAGTCCCTGATGCGTTCGAGCTGCGCCGGACTGATGGAGTTCCTGGCGTCGGCCGGGCTCCTCACCCGCCCCGCCCTGGCGTTCTACAAGCGCGCCCACCTGATCTGA